In Zonotrichia leucophrys gambelii isolate GWCS_2022_RI chromosome 8, RI_Zleu_2.0, whole genome shotgun sequence, one genomic interval encodes:
- the TNFSF4 gene encoding tumor necrosis factor ligand superfamily member 4, protein MDGQTDAEPGQQLEQPREAAEQEGRLWQGGQARSSLHLISALAQWVLLLACLIYLGVHFLRPSKPQSDKVLWTHIRYSGRTTRGAAVNLSAESGPIQIRNGSVLVPCDGLYLLSLRGTVILEKEENWLNLTLQGSSSVLWEQIVQGSESTVNLTTVLYLFEQNSITLWTSSNATLWDLTLSLVLVADSKS, encoded by the exons atggacggacagacggacgcTGAGCcggggcagcagctggagcagccgagggaggcagcagagcaggaggggaggctgtggcagggagggcaggccAGGAGCTCGCTGCACCTCATCTCTGCCCTGGCTCAGTGGGTTCTGCTGCTCGCCTGCCTCATCTACCTGGGAGTGCATTTCCTGCGGCCCTCCAAG ccCCAGAGCGACAAAGTGCTGTGGACCCACATCCGATACTCAG GCAGGACCACCAGGGGAGCAGCCGTGAACCTCTCAGCGGAATCGGGGCCCATCCAGATCCGGAACGGCTCCGTCCTTGTCCCTTGTGACGGCCTCTacctgctgtccctcaggggCACCGTCAtcctggagaaggaggagaactGGCTGAACctgaccctgcagggcagcagcagcgtcCTGTGGGAGCAGATTGTGCAGGGCAGCGAGAGCACAGTGAACCTCACCACGGTGCTCTACCTGTTTGAGCAGAACAGCATCACGCTGTGGACCAGCTCCAACGCCACCCTCTGGGACCTGACCCTCAGCCTGGTGTTAGTGGCTGACAGCAAGTCCtag